A genome region from Geobacter pickeringii includes the following:
- the nuoF gene encoding NADH-quinone oxidoreductase subunit NuoF: MEQLLFRHNRPDRCVTFAEYRAEGGFAALEKALAGMSPADVQQVVIDSNLRGRGGAGFPTGKKWSFVPRDIPGPRYLICNCDEMEPGTYKDRVLLEANPYSLVEGMTLAAYAIGVAHAFIFIRRGYEEAAENCRRAIVEAKEAGLLGENILGSGFSLELDVHQSAGRYICGEETALMNALEGRRANPRSKPPFPAVKGLWGRPTVVNNVETLANIPAIVANGAAWFNGLARIPEAAGTKLFCVSGHVKNASCFELPLGMTLGGIIDGPCGGMLPGREFKACIPGGASTPFFTTAHWHVPMDFDTVAKAGSRLGTGGIVVFDRNTCMVAATLNLIAFYARESCGWCTPCREGLPFVQDVLARIEAGAGREEHIGILREHVQYLNYAFCPLAPGAMGPVEGLLRLFEDEIREHIILGRCPIQK, from the coding sequence ATGGAACAACTCCTCTTCCGACATAACCGCCCCGACCGGTGCGTGACCTTTGCCGAGTACCGGGCCGAGGGGGGCTTCGCGGCGCTGGAGAAGGCGCTTGCCGGCATGTCCCCCGCCGACGTCCAGCAGGTGGTGATCGACTCCAACCTGCGGGGGCGCGGCGGCGCCGGCTTTCCCACCGGGAAGAAGTGGTCCTTCGTGCCGCGGGACATCCCCGGCCCCCGCTACCTCATCTGCAACTGCGACGAGATGGAGCCGGGGACCTACAAGGACCGGGTGCTGCTGGAGGCGAACCCGTACTCGCTGGTGGAGGGGATGACCCTGGCCGCCTACGCCATCGGCGTGGCCCACGCCTTCATCTTCATCCGCCGCGGCTACGAGGAGGCGGCGGAGAACTGCCGGCGCGCCATTGTCGAGGCGAAAGAAGCGGGGCTTCTCGGGGAGAACATCCTCGGCAGCGGCTTCTCCCTGGAGCTGGACGTCCACCAGTCCGCCGGGCGCTACATCTGCGGCGAGGAGACGGCCCTGATGAACGCCCTGGAGGGACGGCGGGCCAACCCCCGGAGCAAGCCTCCGTTCCCGGCGGTGAAGGGGCTCTGGGGGCGCCCCACGGTGGTGAACAACGTGGAGACCCTGGCCAACATCCCGGCCATCGTGGCCAATGGCGCCGCCTGGTTCAATGGGCTGGCCAGGATACCCGAGGCGGCCGGCACCAAGCTCTTCTGCGTGAGCGGCCATGTGAAAAACGCCTCCTGCTTCGAGCTTCCCCTGGGGATGACGCTGGGGGGGATCATCGACGGCCCCTGCGGCGGCATGCTCCCCGGCCGGGAGTTCAAGGCGTGCATCCCCGGCGGGGCATCGACCCCGTTCTTCACCACGGCCCACTGGCACGTCCCGATGGATTTCGACACCGTGGCCAAGGCGGGTTCGCGGCTCGGCACCGGCGGCATCGTGGTCTTCGACCGGAACACCTGCATGGTGGCGGCGACCCTGAACCTGATCGCGTTCTACGCCCGCGAGTCGTGCGGCTGGTGCACCCCCTGCCGGGAGGGGCTCCCCTTCGTGCAGGATGTCCTCGCCCGGATCGAGGCAGGGGCGGGGCGGGAGGAGCATATCGGCATCCTCCGGGAGCACGTGCAGTACCTCAATTACGCCTTCTGCCCCCTGGCTCCCGGCGCCATGGGGCCGGTGGAGGGGCTTCTGCGGCTCTTCGAGGATGAGATCCGGGAGCACATCATCTTGGGGCGTTGCCCGATACAAAAATAA
- the nuoH gene encoding NADH-quinone oxidoreductase subunit NuoH — MTDLTLDIAIHLAKIALIFFVVLTLAAYLVFAERRLLAWIQDRKGPNRVGPFGLLQPLADLIKLLTKEDFRPPQADRWLFYLAPAMAAIPAILTFAVIPFGRPVTLLGREVPLQVADLNVGLLFFMALSSIAVYGVALGGWASNSKYALLGSIRGLAQLISYELSMGLSLVPTVMLAGSLRLSDIVAAQKGVWFIVYQPLAFAIFLVSIAAECKRIPFDIPEAEGELVAGFHTEYSGMRFGLFFVGEYINIIVLGGLATTFFLGGWHGPWLPPFVWFAAKTLAFAFFFIWMRGTLPRLRYDQLMHLGWKVLTPLALVNILATGWWLMARELY, encoded by the coding sequence ATGACCGACCTCACCCTCGACATAGCCATCCACCTGGCGAAGATCGCCCTGATCTTCTTCGTGGTGCTGACCCTGGCGGCGTATCTGGTCTTCGCCGAGCGGCGGCTGCTGGCCTGGATCCAGGACCGGAAGGGGCCGAACCGGGTGGGGCCGTTCGGCCTCCTGCAGCCGCTGGCGGATCTCATCAAGCTCCTGACCAAGGAGGATTTCCGGCCCCCCCAGGCGGACAGGTGGCTCTTCTATCTGGCCCCGGCCATGGCGGCGATCCCGGCGATCCTCACCTTCGCGGTGATCCCCTTCGGGAGGCCGGTGACGCTCCTCGGCCGGGAGGTGCCGCTGCAGGTGGCGGACCTGAACGTGGGGCTCCTCTTCTTTATGGCGCTTTCCTCCATCGCGGTATATGGTGTGGCCCTGGGGGGGTGGGCGTCCAACTCGAAGTACGCGCTCCTCGGCTCAATCCGGGGGCTGGCGCAGCTCATCTCCTACGAGCTCTCCATGGGGCTGTCGCTGGTGCCGACGGTGATGCTCGCCGGGTCGCTCCGGCTCTCGGACATCGTGGCGGCCCAGAAGGGGGTCTGGTTCATCGTCTACCAGCCCCTTGCCTTCGCCATCTTCCTCGTCAGCATCGCGGCGGAGTGCAAGCGGATCCCCTTCGACATCCCCGAGGCGGAGGGGGAGCTGGTGGCCGGGTTCCACACCGAGTACTCGGGGATGCGCTTCGGCCTCTTCTTCGTGGGGGAGTACATCAACATCATCGTCCTCGGCGGGCTGGCCACGACCTTCTTCCTCGGCGGGTGGCACGGGCCGTGGCTCCCGCCGTTCGTCTGGTTCGCCGCCAAGACCCTCGCCTTCGCCTTCTTCTTCATCTGGATGCGGGGGACCCTGCCGCGGCTCCGCTACGATCAGCTCATGCACCTGGGGTGGAAGGTCCTGACCCCCCTGGCGCTCGTCAACATCCTGGCCACCGGCTGGTGGCTCATGGCTCGGGAACTATACTGA
- a CDS encoding ankyrin repeat domain-containing protein, translating to MVENVNSRDKDGHTPLIEAAKAGDVGAIRDLVSRGAELEAKSEKGKTALHYAAASGHAWAIKALLEAGAAVDPRDNEWHTPLMLAANYGCDECVQDLLGAGADPAAKMKLGNTALTYAETNGHPETLDLMRKALRAKAPA from the coding sequence ATGGTGGAGAATGTGAATTCGAGGGACAAGGACGGGCACACGCCGCTCATCGAGGCGGCCAAGGCAGGGGATGTGGGAGCGATCCGGGATCTGGTCTCCCGCGGCGCGGAGCTGGAGGCCAAGAGCGAGAAGGGGAAGACGGCGCTCCACTACGCGGCGGCCAGCGGCCACGCCTGGGCCATCAAGGCGCTGCTTGAGGCGGGGGCCGCGGTGGACCCCCGGGACAACGAGTGGCACACCCCGCTGATGCTGGCGGCCAACTACGGCTGCGACGAATGCGTGCAGGACCTCCTCGGCGCCGGCGCCGACCCGGCCGCCAAGATGAAGCTCGGCAACACCGCCCTCACCTATGCGGAGACCAACGGCCACCCCGAGACCCTCGACCTCATGAGGAAGGCGCTGCGCGCCAAGGCGCCGGCATAA
- the nuoK gene encoding NADH-quinone oxidoreductase subunit NuoK, which translates to MIVPFEHVLALAGILFALGLVCVMVWRMNLIMLLIGIEIMLNAAMLAFVGGAARWGMADGQVFSLVIMAMTSAEVSLALAMVVYLHRRKKTVEADEFRELKG; encoded by the coding sequence ATGATCGTCCCCTTCGAACACGTCCTGGCCCTCGCCGGCATCCTCTTCGCCCTGGGGCTCGTCTGCGTCATGGTCTGGCGGATGAACCTGATCATGCTCCTGATCGGCATCGAGATCATGCTCAACGCCGCCATGCTCGCCTTCGTCGGCGGCGCCGCCCGGTGGGGGATGGCCGACGGCCAGGTCTTCTCCCTCGTCATCATGGCCATGACCTCCGCCGAGGTCTCCCTCGCCCTGGCGATGGTGGTCTACCTCCACCGGCGGAAGAAAACGGTGGAGGCGGATGAGTTCAGGGAGTTGAAAGGTTAG
- the nuoI gene encoding NADH-quinone oxidoreductase subunit NuoI, translating to MPILNDLKALATGLFVTWKHIFRPPVTVEYPEVKRTPAPRYRARIVLTRDPDGGERCVACYLCSAACPVDCISMEAAEGEGGRRYARWFRINFSRCIFCGLCAEACPTLAIQMTPDYEICERDIMSLVYEKEELLIDGCGKDAEYNFYRHAGIGIAQPRGTGGREEEPVDVRGLMP from the coding sequence ATGCCGATACTGAACGATCTCAAAGCCCTGGCCACCGGCCTCTTCGTCACCTGGAAGCATATCTTCCGCCCCCCGGTGACGGTGGAGTACCCCGAGGTGAAACGGACCCCCGCCCCCCGCTACCGGGCGCGGATCGTCCTGACCCGCGACCCCGACGGCGGCGAGCGTTGCGTCGCCTGCTACCTCTGCTCCGCCGCCTGCCCCGTGGACTGCATCTCCATGGAGGCGGCGGAAGGGGAGGGGGGGCGGCGCTACGCCCGGTGGTTCCGGATCAACTTCTCCCGCTGCATCTTCTGCGGCCTCTGCGCCGAGGCGTGCCCCACCCTGGCGATCCAGATGACCCCCGACTACGAGATCTGCGAGCGGGACATCATGTCGCTGGTCTACGAGAAGGAGGAGCTCCTCATCGACGGCTGCGGCAAGGACGCGGAGTACAACTTCTACCGCCACGCCGGCATCGGCATTGCCCAGCCCCGGGGGACGGGGGGGCGAGAAGAAGAGCCGGTGGACGTGCGGGGATTAATGCCGTGA
- a CDS encoding GxxExxY protein, translated as MRSGSTSSWGVARYKNNICHRGTKTRRKAINAITDKIIGCAIEVHRNLGPGLLESIYEKALCHELGSRGLHYENQAVVPIVYKGSKLGEHRIDLLVENRVIVELKATERLEPVFKAQLLSYLKLTEKKVGLLINFNVPVLRDGVTRVVL; from the coding sequence ATGAGATCCGGGAGCACATCATCTTGGGGCGTTGCCCGATACAAAAATAACATCTGCCACAGAGGCACAAAGACACGGAGGAAAGCCATAAACGCGATAACTGATAAAATTATCGGCTGTGCCATCGAGGTTCATCGAAATCTCGGGCCGGGTCTTCTGGAGTCGATATATGAAAAAGCGCTGTGTCATGAGCTTGGATCACGTGGCTTGCACTATGAGAATCAGGCGGTCGTACCGATAGTTTATAAGGGAAGCAAGCTCGGTGAACACAGGATCGACCTGCTCGTCGAAAATCGAGTGATTGTTGAGCTGAAAGCGACCGAAAGGCTCGAACCGGTTTTCAAGGCCCAGTTACTGAGTTACTTGAAGCTTACCGAAAAAAAGGTCGGCCTTTTGATCAATTTCAATGTTCCCGTACTGAGAGATGGGGTAACTCGTGTTGTTCTCTGA
- a CDS encoding zinc ribbon domain-containing protein YjdM: MSSYPKCPQCSSEYTYEDGTMYVCPECAHEWPTAAPGESTEEQRVVRDAFGNVLSDGDSVTVIKDLKIKGSSSVVKVGTKVRNIRLIEGDHDIDCRIDGIGAMQLKSEFVKKA; this comes from the coding sequence ATGAGCAGTTATCCGAAATGTCCTCAATGCAGTTCAGAATACACCTACGAAGACGGCACCATGTACGTCTGCCCGGAATGCGCCCACGAATGGCCGACAGCGGCGCCGGGAGAGAGTACGGAAGAGCAGCGCGTGGTGCGCGATGCCTTCGGGAACGTGCTCAGCGACGGCGACTCCGTCACGGTGATCAAGGATCTGAAGATCAAAGGCTCGTCCTCGGTGGTCAAGGTCGGGACCAAGGTGCGGAACATCCGTCTCATCGAAGGCGACCATGACATCGACTGCAGGATCGACGGCATCGGCGCCATGCAGTTGAAGTCGGAGTTTGTGAAAAAGGCGTAG
- the nuoG gene encoding NADH-quinone oxidoreductase subunit NuoG: protein MPKLIIDHIPVEVPAGTSVLEAAKSVGIWIPHFCYHPALGSVGACRLCAVKLLDGPVKGIQMSCMLPAQDGMVVSTTDPEALKMRSLVIEWLMTNHPHDCPVCDEGGECLLQDYTVAGGHGIRRFEGKKRTHVNQDLGPYIEHEMNRCIQCYRCVRFYQEFAGGSDFGVMGSARRVYYGRFEEGKLESPFSGNLVDICPTGVFTDKTARFRARYWDYEMAPSVCPHCSLGCNTVPAARYRELLKTIARENPAVNGPFLCDRGRFTNAPVNDPARPRVPLVDGKEVPWDAALDALMLRIAELAEVYGPGSLAVVGSLRLPLEGNLLLARLAELLGAGHLCYFADREEGERVAAAVSLLDGGKAASMADVRKADCVVILESDLRDEGPMMLLAVRQAWRSGAPVFLVGKHAPLEQARAVSIEAIELSIIEEVPLAIFARPVVICGTRNNAPAAIGLLARAEAGIACLLPGPNAAGAALLAQEHGAVTLEGAIASGNVKGIITVEADIPAALLDGVPFVVAADWLPTEAVRRAEIVLPTTAWVETDGTFVNFEGRAQRFRKAMAPGLPIRGLPARYHASPDKPSPFHPPRLHRSIPPGGNLRSAARIVADLIERCSGEAVADPFEGRWEPLRDLDPEGEGVRLGPG, encoded by the coding sequence ATGCCCAAACTGATCATCGACCACATACCGGTGGAAGTCCCCGCCGGCACCAGCGTCCTTGAGGCGGCCAAGTCCGTCGGGATCTGGATTCCGCACTTCTGCTACCACCCGGCATTGGGGAGCGTGGGGGCGTGCCGGCTCTGCGCCGTGAAGCTGCTGGACGGCCCGGTGAAGGGGATCCAGATGTCGTGCATGCTCCCGGCACAGGACGGGATGGTGGTCTCCACCACCGACCCCGAGGCGCTGAAGATGCGGAGCCTGGTCATCGAGTGGCTCATGACCAACCATCCCCATGACTGCCCGGTCTGCGACGAGGGGGGGGAGTGCCTCCTGCAGGACTACACCGTCGCCGGCGGCCACGGCATCCGGCGCTTCGAGGGGAAAAAGCGGACCCACGTGAACCAGGACCTGGGGCCGTATATCGAGCACGAGATGAACCGCTGCATCCAGTGCTACCGCTGCGTCCGGTTCTACCAGGAGTTCGCCGGCGGGAGCGACTTCGGCGTCATGGGGAGCGCCCGGCGGGTCTACTACGGCCGGTTCGAGGAGGGGAAGCTGGAATCCCCCTTCTCCGGGAACCTGGTGGATATCTGTCCCACTGGCGTCTTTACCGACAAGACCGCCCGCTTCCGTGCCCGCTACTGGGACTACGAGATGGCCCCCTCGGTCTGCCCCCACTGTTCGCTGGGGTGCAACACCGTGCCGGCGGCCCGCTACCGGGAGCTGCTGAAGACCATTGCCCGGGAGAATCCCGCCGTGAACGGCCCGTTCCTCTGCGACCGGGGAAGGTTCACCAACGCCCCAGTGAACGACCCGGCGCGGCCACGGGTGCCGCTGGTGGACGGGAAAGAGGTTCCGTGGGACGCGGCCCTCGACGCCCTCATGCTGCGGATCGCCGAACTGGCGGAGGTATACGGCCCCGGCAGCCTGGCGGTGGTCGGCTCGCTGCGGCTCCCGCTGGAGGGGAACCTCCTGCTGGCGCGATTGGCCGAACTCCTCGGCGCGGGGCATCTCTGCTACTTCGCCGACAGGGAGGAGGGGGAGCGGGTCGCCGCGGCCGTATCCCTCCTCGACGGCGGCAAAGCCGCTTCCATGGCCGACGTGCGGAAGGCCGACTGTGTCGTCATCCTCGAATCGGACCTCCGGGACGAGGGGCCGATGATGCTCCTGGCGGTCCGGCAGGCATGGCGCAGCGGCGCGCCGGTCTTCCTGGTGGGGAAACACGCGCCGCTGGAGCAGGCCCGGGCCGTCTCCATCGAAGCCATCGAGCTGAGCATCATCGAAGAGGTGCCGCTGGCGATCTTCGCGCGCCCCGTGGTCATCTGCGGCACCCGGAACAACGCCCCCGCCGCCATCGGACTGCTCGCCCGGGCCGAGGCCGGAATCGCGTGCCTCCTCCCCGGCCCCAACGCCGCCGGTGCGGCGCTCCTGGCGCAGGAGCACGGAGCGGTCACCCTGGAAGGGGCCATCGCCTCCGGGAACGTGAAGGGGATCATCACCGTGGAGGCCGACATCCCAGCGGCGCTTCTGGACGGCGTGCCGTTCGTGGTGGCCGCCGACTGGCTCCCGACGGAAGCCGTCCGGCGGGCCGAGATCGTCCTCCCCACCACCGCTTGGGTGGAGACCGACGGCACCTTCGTCAATTTCGAGGGGCGGGCCCAGCGGTTCAGGAAGGCCATGGCGCCCGGACTCCCGATCCGGGGTCTCCCGGCCCGTTACCACGCCTCCCCCGACAAGCCGTCGCCGTTCCATCCACCCCGGCTGCACCGGAGCATCCCCCCCGGGGGAAACCTCCGCTCCGCCGCGCGGATCGTGGCCGACCTGATTGAGCGTTGCAGCGGGGAAGCGGTGGCGGATCCCTTCGAGGGGCGGTGGGAGCCGCTGCGGGACCTGGATCCGGAAGGGGAAGGAGTGAGACTGGGGCCGGGCTAG